The genomic window GTTTTGCCGATTCTACGTTTGGTTAGAACTTATCTTTCCTGtactaacttttaattttatttgtccaaTTAGAGTTACCTGCAATTCTCAGCAGTTGCAAGGTAGGGGTAAGAGGCTCTGGGAGGCTAAAAGTTTCTATTTATGCACAAAGACACCAGATCAACTgtgctaactttattttttcttcttcaatagtcttaattcttttttttttttaattttaattaggcatctgaagctcagagaggttaagtaacttgttcaactcatgagggacagaggcaggatttgaacccaggtctgtgtcTCTATGATTATAAACATAGGATGAGGAAACACAGAACCGTCTACCACTCAGACTCACCCTTCCCAACTACCCGTGAACCCTCTTCATTCAGCAGGCTATTCATGCCCGGCCAAGCTTAAGTTCTACCGCCCTTGGACCGTGTGCCCAAATCACGTACCTGAGCAGTGCTATAACATGGCACAGAACCCACTAattggaagtgtttttttttaatggttttatttttatttttgagagagagaaagagagagagagcagaggaggggcagagagagaaggggacagaggttctgaagcaggctttgtgctgatagcagagagcctgatatggggctcaaactcacaaaccatgagatcgtgacctgagctgaagtcagatgcttaaccgactgagccacccaggcacccctggaatttgtttttattcGGTGGTTGGCTACTCTTACAGATGAGCTTGCCcatgtaatttacatttttatttacaaataaaaatttatatcattttttttttttaggtggggGAGAATCAAGACAACAGTGGACATTTCAACAACATATCTTCCTTGGAAGATTCAGAGGACTTTGATATAATTACTGACACCGGCTTCCCTATTCCAGCACAGCCTTGCTTTTCCTTCCCGAGCTCGGATGCTTACAGAGCTACCTGTGACCTTGCCACCTTTCAAGCGGACATAATGCCACCCTTTCAGAAATATCCAAACCCAAGAATCTATTTGCCCAGGGCACCTTGCAGCTACGAATTGGCAGGTCCTAGTTACACAAATCCAAACACACATCCCACCCTTTGTAAAAATTCCAGCAATCTCCCGAATGACACGGACTGGGTCCATCTAAATGCACTGCAATATAATGTCAACTCATACAGCAGCCTTGAGAGAAGCTTTGATTTCGCCAGTAAACAACATGGCTGGAAACCAGCTCTTGGAAAACCTGGCCTTGGGGAGAGGACGGACCATGGACAGTTCCAGGCCGTGTCTACTCACCCTTATTGTAACACAGAGCTTCCCTGTCGGTACCTCACGACTCCCTCCGCAGGTGCTCCAGCCCTACAGACTgtgatcaccaccaccaccaaagtgTCATACCAGGCCTACCAGCCCCCTGCTTTGAAATACCGTGACAACATAAAGGAAGTCAAGAGCCTTTCGGGGTGTAACTATGCTTCTGAAAACATCCCCGTGTCCATCTACCCGGAAGGTTTGGACTTGCCGACCACAGCGGCCAGGGCCTCTCCAGTAGGGCCGCTGCCTTTGAAAATTCCAGGTGATTGCAGAGCCATGAGACCCACTTTGGCTTTTCCTCAAGAGTCGGCTCCCTCCGGGACAGACGGAGCAGAGACTTGGGACGTGTGTTCATCTAGGTTGGGGTCGGCAATCAGTTATTCGGATGGGGTTAGTCCATTCTTTAGCTATGGCAGTGAGGACTTTTGAACCATAATCCTGGGCATGACATAGTATTGGTGTCCATGCAGGCAGGAAACGTGGAATAGGAACTATCTCTTGTTGAGCTGGGAGATTGACCTAGGAGAcacatacaataataaaaatgttgatCAGTTGAGAAAATTATGGGTTGGGGGTGTTTAGAAAGTATAGGGAAATTTTGCGCAGCATTTTAAAACCTATCACATGACATAGAATTAAGTCTGAAATGTGACTCTCCCAAATGAACCTACAAGAAAACTGGATACCATGATGATCAATGAGCTAAATTCACTGGAGGAGAAGGCAAGAATCCTGGTTCTCCTTCTAAGCCTTTCCCAGTTGACCATAGAGAGTTTCACAAATCCTTATCTGGCCTTAGAAGTTGTCAGAATAGCGTCaggaagaaatatttacaatCTTCTCTCCTGAGTCACTTTGTAAGTgctaaatagaaattttataatcTATTAAAAgagcttcaggggcgcctgggtggctcagttggttaagcggccgacttgggctcgggtcatgatctcgcggtccgtgagttcgagccccgcgtcgggctctgtgctgacagctcagagcctggagcctgtttcggattctgtgtctccctctctctgacccttccccattcatgctctgtctctctctgtctcaaaaataaataaacattaaaaaaaaattttttaaaaaaagagcttcaGGAAATACATTTGATCATTTTATCCCAAGTATATAtctactgctttaaaaaaaaatctacagtatTGCAGTGATAAGATGCCATTGTTTTTAAGAGAATCTTCTTTTGCAGTATCATCGGAATACCTTTTCTTGACATTGATGAATGTTTTCATTGCAGATGCAACCTAACGGTGATGTGTAGTTAATGGATTATTATTGtgctaaaatatgtttttttttcctgattcgcTTTCAGAATTAGAACTGAGATGTTTTATTCAAACACAGATTTACTGTTCATTTGTTACTCCTCATAAATGTCATTGATAATGTTCAATTAAATGTAATAAAGGAGTTTTAAAGTAATGTAGCTGATGCTTGTGcaattttgaaatagaaataggaaaaaaaatgtcgtTCATATTATGACCTTGGAAAACAGttgttataatatataaaaccAGATTCATTTTATCTGACagttttatagtttatttcattttattttttatacctttgtctcccttcacccattttgctcacccCCACTGTTGGCAACCAAAAATACGTTCTCTATATCTATGaactctgttttttattttttacatttcgcatgtaagtgagatcatatggtatttgcttttccctgacttctttcacttagcataatgcctcaaggttcatttatgttgtcacaaatagcaagacttcgttcctttttatggttgaatgatATTCAATCatatctatataccacattttctttatccattcatccataggaAGACAAGTACTTcaattgtttccatgtcttggctattataaatgatgctacaatgaacatgggggtgcatatagcttttcaaattagtgtttgtcTTTTCTTAGGATAGATACCCAGCagaggaattgctggatcacatggtagttctatctttaattttttgaggaacctccatactgtttcccacagtggctgcaccaatttacatccccaccaatgcacaagggttcccttttctttacatcctcGTCTACACTTATTATTCTCGTCTTcttaataatagccattctaacagatgtgaaatgatatctcattgtggttttgatttgcatttccctgatgatgagtggtgctgagcatcttttcatgtacctgttggtcatctgtgtgtcttctttaaaatgtgtcttcagatcctctgcccatttttaaattggattgtttcttttgctattgaCTTGTATgaactttttatgtatttcaggTATTAACCCCTTGTTAGagatatgatttgtaaatattctctcccattcagtaagttgcctcatgttgatgatttcctttgctgtgcaaaagcctttCAGTTTGATGTCAtttcacttgcttatttttgctttcgttgCCTTTGCtcttggtgtcaaatccaaaaaatcatcaccaagatcAATCAATGTCAGGGAGTTTATTGCcgttgttttcttctaggaattttacagtttcaggtcttatactCAAGTTCTTAATTcaattgagttaatttttgtgtatggtataagacagtggtccagtttcattcttttgcatgtggttgtccagttttcccagcatcatttgttggagagactgttctttccccattgtgtattcttgcctccttcattgtaaattaattgaccttttatatatggatttatttctgggctttctattcatttcattgatttatgtgtctgtttttatgccaatagcATATTGTTTGTTTACCACAGCTTcgaaatatagtttgaaatcagagatcagaatgccttcagctttgttcttttttctcaagattgccttggctgtttggggatcttttgtggttccagacaaattttagaattgttttttctatttctgtggaaaacaCCATTGGAATATTGATAGGAATttttgcattgaatctgtagattgccttgAGTAATATGAATGTTTTGATAATatgaattcttccaatccatgaacatgggatatctatttatttatgtcttcttcagtttctttcattaatgtcttatggttttcagtgtgCGGGTCAGGTCTTTCACTTTCTcagataaatttatttctatgtattccAGTAGTTTACTTTAGAAAGAACTATTTGCTGTGCTAATAACAGAAAGCCAattcaaaatattcagaatacacacacacacacacacatttttgcaTAGCTCCCAATACTTACTAAAATCATTCAGTTTTCAAATTAATACAAAgtacctacattttttttttgagaatggaGTATTTTCATTGCATAGAATACTCAATTTGCATCACTAAATCTCAGTACGTCAGATAGATACCATTTAAATTATTGagtgttatatatgtattttaccacccCAATAAATACATGGAGTACTAACCTCAAGATTAAATAAAGATGAGTACACTCCTGTGATTCCCTAGTCAACTCTTTCTTCGGTCCACAACTTCCCTCTAGGAGACGCAACCCTGACCACATGTTAGAATCTCCCGGGCAGCTTGAGTGGTTCTAGTATGCAGGGTgcaccccagaccaattaaatcagaatctccagggctGACACCCAGCCAGGATACGTTAAAGCTTCTCAGATGATTTCAAAGTGCAACCAGGGTCTCTAATTTGCCAGAATAGTACTGGAAACCTCTTTAGTGTAGGCGTTCCAGGAAGTTCAACACAATATGGTCTCATGGAGGCTTGAAAGGAAGACAGTATTCTCAGTGTAATTAATCTCTATCATCTATGACTGTTCCCCGGATGCCGTTATTGTGTTCATTtaatggaaaagggaagaagttGACAGGAGTCATGTCATTTGCACTGTAAAATACGAATTAAAAATTGGATTTTGAAAGTGACAAAATTAGATATAGTACCCTGCCTGTAAGTCAAAGCatgagctcattcattcattcatacattcaacaaatatttattgaactccaCTAGGCATCAGTGAAGTGCAAGTATTACATATGTTCAGTGAGTGAAATAGAAGCCTCTGCCCTCTTGGAGCATGTGGGCTGGTGGGCTACACAGACATTCAGGAAGCAAGCACACAATGTACCTACAGATGGGAAGGGCCGTGAAGGAGAAAACGGTCCATATGCGGacacagagaataagaaaatggaaGCGAAACCCATTGGGGTAAGTGGTGAGGGGAGAGCTCCCCGCAGTATGTAGTCAAGAACCAAAGGGTAAGGGGCGACTgtgtggcttggtcggttgagcgtctgacttcggctcaggtcatgatctcacggtccgtgagttcgagccccgtgtcgggctttgtactgacagctcagagcctggagcctgtttcagattctgtgcctccctctctccctgcccctcccctgttcaagctctgtctctctctgtctcaaaaataaataaacattaaaaaaaaaaaaccaaagggtAAGTAAGAAAAGGCTGTCCAGGTCGATGGCTGGGGAAGAGGCTGCGGATGAGAagtagcaagtgcaaaggctctgaggcagcaGAGCGTATGTGGTCTCAGAAGGCCTAGTCAAAGGGACAAGAGGACACAGAGTATCAGATGGGTTGGAAGGGAAAGCAGGGTCCAGATTCTTGAAGTCCAAAACAAGGAATTGACATTTTATTCCCAAAGCAGAGGCGAACCGGGGATGAATTACAAGCAGAAAAACGACACGATTCAACTCATGTTTTGAGACGATCGTGTTTAGACAGGGGGCTGAAGTGAGGTTCAAGAGGCCAGGAGATTATTGCAAGTTATTCAGGCATGACAGAATGATGGCTCGAATTAAGAGGTAGCGGTGGAGATGAAAGGAAGTGGACAGACGCAAAATGCAAGTCGGAGGTAGAATCAATGGAAGTCACTTATGGTGTGGACGTGAGAtagtaaggaaaaggaaaaaaaaaaaatcaagaacaacTCTCGTTTTCCAGGTTCAACAAACCGAATGGCTGGTGGTGCCATTCTCCGAATAGTGGCAGCTGAGAAAAAAACCAGTTATGATCAGTCCATGCTTGTGAGTCATCTGAGTTATCAgatgaatataacactgtagcTCCGTGGGGAGATCAGAGCTACAGATAAAACCCAGGAAATCCTAAGTCTAAAGCTGCTTTATCATAGCTCAGCCTTGTAAGACAGCCTGGAGTTgtgctatccaatatggtagctgcTGGCTATATGTCGTGatagaaattaattaaatgaaataaaaaattcaggggcactgggtggctcagtcggttgagcatccaactttggctcaggtcatgatctcgtggctggtgagtttgagcccgtgcgaggctctgtgctgacagctcagagcctggagcctgcttcagattctgtctctatctctctttgtccctcccctgtttgcacactatctctctgtctctatatcaaagataaataaacattaaaacatttttaaataaagattgaaTTCCTCGGTCATAACTAGCCTCATTTCCTCAGCCACCCACGTGTAGGTAGTGGCTGCTGCATTGATAAGtgatatagaatattttcatcctcACAGAAATTTCTATCAGATGGTGTTGgtatagaaagagaagaaagggggacCTGGTATGGAGCCATTAAGgaatttccaatttaaaaaaaaaattttttttaatgtttatatttatttttgagactgagcatgagcagaggagggtcagagagagagagggagacacagaatccgaagcaggctgcaggctctgtgctgtcagcacagagcctgacatggggctcaaacccacgaaccatgagatcatgacatgagccaaagtcggacgctcaaccgactgagccacccaggctccccaggaattCCCCATTTGTAGTTAGAATATAAGAGGATCTGACAGAGGCATGAGGATTAGTGGTCAGGTAGGTAGAAAAGCAAGACAGAGAAGGGGGTCACAGAAGCCAAAGCTCTTTCAAAAGCTGGAGGGAGGTCAACATCACTGGAAGCTGCTGAGAAGTGGAGGACGAAAAAGTGTCCGTTGGATCTGGCAACATGGAAATCATTGGTGGCCATGACAAAAGCCATTTCTCTGGTGTGATGGGGCTTTGTGAGGTGGATCGGAATGGGCCGAGAGCCAATGAGTTGCAAGGTGTCGGACACACGTCTACTCCATGGATTGTGTAAAGTTGATATCACAGTGTAAATAAAAGCCGATGTGCTTGATTAAAAACTACGTGGATAGCTTCAAATTTCTTCCAGGGAAATTTGCCTTGGTGAGAGGGTTGCTAGAGCTAGCAAATAATATACAGGATTCCCTGTTAAATTTGAAATAAGTAAGTAAAGTTTGAGTAAAAATATATCCCAAACATTGCATGGACCTACGAGAAATATTCActgtttatctaaaattcaagtttaactggGTATCCTTCATCTGGCACTCCTACTTGGTTCGGGTGTTATAATTTCACTGTTGTTCAAAATATGGTAAATGACACTTGATGAACTAGGGGATTCAAAATGTCTTTACAGAAAATGATTTGGTTGCCGAACTTCTATGGggacataatatttattttaacgaAGTAGTCTACTTAATgggagagaatatatttttataatcctttAAAGCATAAATATCATAGgtaaacttaataaatgtttcgAAAGCAAAAAACCACCCTTTAACATTTCTATTTACAACCAGAGGTCCTACCACTAACTTCTTCAGCTGACAGTCACCATATTGATTCATATTTCCAGGCCACTTGGTTAAagcaacaacgacaacaacaaaattctTCATATCTGACATCGGTAATGGATTTTCCATGAATCAGCCCATTAGAGCTTCTGATCCACACTCagacagctgagccacccatataACTTtgtgttttatggtttgtctGATAAATCTTTTGAAACATGAGGCATTCTGGGGCTGTGGGTGTGGGGAGAAGAGGCTGAAGAAGCCCCTCCATGGCTTCAGCCACCTGTGACTCTCTGACTGATGTGCCCAAAGGCCACTACTGAGTAAAAATGCCGCCTGGCATTTTTGGAGGCCTCTGCATGTGGAAAATAAACATTCTCTTTTCTAATGCTTCTTACGGGGGAGGTTTTAAAAACCCCACTTGAAAAAGGCTTCTGCCTTCAGATGGCTTGTTTAATAGACTATATTACTGATCCAGGTTTCCATAAGCCATCTGAATTCCTTCTCTTAGCTACTGTAAGCACTATGCTTTTAAAGATCTTTTCTGGCTATTGTCAAGATGTAGCAATAAAACCCCTTAATTCAAGGGCACCCAGAACTGCGACACCAGAAAGGGATGTATAGAAGTCATCTCTCAAGGTCTCTGACTTCAGGCTCAACTGCTGGCCTCGCGGGCTTCTGAACCAATCCATTTCTGCTTGGGGTGTTACTATCTTTATTGCAAGAATATCACAATCACCGTGGGACTCCAAGAGAGCCTTGTAAAATACAGGTACAACCTTATGTTTtgattttgtgattaaaaaaaaaaatcaagttcatcTTAGAGAATATATCTGCAAAAGTGATTGAAAAAATTGTGACATATTCAACAGAATATTCCTGAAGATGCTATTatgaacataaaatgaaataagcccACCAAAATTTTGCAGAAATCTtcaaaacttacacacacacacacacacacacatcccaatCAATAGTAATTGTTGTAAACTttatacattgtttaaaaaacaaaacaaacgcaGAGAACTGGCCTTTGGGGAAATTGGCTTTCAGCGAATGTCCTTCCTGAGGGAATTCACTCCTGTCCATCCTACCATCTTGCACTGGACATCCACTggggaccaccccccccccccccatttgaaCCTGAGACACTTGAGACCTTGTCttgcaaaagaagagaaaggacaggAGAACACAAAGTCTGACCATGGTCAGTCTGGAAGTGGAGGAGAGCCTCTAGACCACGCTGTTAGACTTGGTGAAAGGGATCTCAGCCCACGGCTTGCCTGCCAGTGTCTTACACAACTTCAGTAAGACAGGTCTCCTACTCTCAGGTGGACAAGATGTGCCTGGGGCATTTTGTGCTGCTGGAGAATAAGTGcttgaacaagcaaacaaaccccaaacaacAAATGAGATCCCCTAGCAATGGGATCCTGTCAAAAGGGTGCAAGAGTCAACTGGAAGAGGGCCCAATGGTCAAAGCtggcacaattttaaaaaaacatttttttgaattttattattttgaattataattcaaaatgtttttaaaaatccatgaggCCATCCTGATATAAATACGTGATGGAATAAAGAAACTAACAAACAGGGGAGAAGAGACAAGTGTCCCATACGGAATAATTCCAAATAATTCATTTAGGCACTCCTCCCTCAAGAAGATGGACCATAACTCCCCAATCTTTAAATGTGGGCTCTGCATTGTGATTTCCTCCCAAAGAATACtatagagaaagggagaaaagagtgaCTTTACAGGGGAAAAGTCTGACAAACTTTCCCTCAGTGAGGTGATCAAGGCCAACATCAACAgcgataagtcatgttgatagtacGGGCCcttgatgtgatgtgatgaaaatggcccTTCACCTCTGGGTATTTCCTCCCCTCCAAAACCAGAATCCCAatgtaatcatgagaaaaaccaCAGATTTGGGGGGCATTccacaaaatacctgaccaaCCCTCAAAACTGCCAAGGTCATCAAAGCAAGGAAAGTTTGAAAGGTCCACCATCTGGAAGagtctaaaaagaaaagacaactaaCGGTAATACGGTATCCCGGAtgaaatcctggaggagaacGGGACACTAGGTAGAAATTAAGGAAGTCTGAATAAAGTATGACTTTAGTTAACAATAATGTATCAATCATTATAACAAAGATACCACAtgaatgtaagatgttaataatagaggaAACTGCTCTTTACTAGTTTCTCAATAATTTTCTGTGACGCTAAAAAAATAATGCccatataaagtaaaaaataaacattcctcCTTCCTGGATCCCATCTTTAACAGCAGAATCTCATGCACAAAGGgatgacagagcagagccttTCACTAGGAAGGCAAAAATATCCTTCTATGTGTCTAGAACCTTAGTGTTTCCCACTTCGATGTATATTCGAAGGCATTTTCCCATCTAGGATTTTGATCAGACTGGTGCACTGGACTAAATTTAGCAAGATGAAATTGAATGTGATAAAGGTCTTACCCTGCTCTTATGGGgtcttaaaaaaaccaaacacatgcAGCTGGGAATTGATGGGTCATCAGCAGCCCCTGTGGAGAGAAGTCTGGAGTTTAGTGGACACTGTGAGTCTACACTGTAATGCAGCAAGGCTCAGACAGCAGCTTGTGAAGCAGACGGGAGTATGGCTGGACAAGGTGTAGCCATGGTCACGGATATTTCCAACGAGCCACTATTGTCCTGATCATCCTGCTGTTAGGGCAGGATGTTCGTTGTCACAGACCTAGGTGGATGGATTGATTTCATGCCCCAGACATGCCCATTTTGTGTGCAGGCATGCCAAACAATCAAAATATCATTCCCGGGCTGGCAGCATTTGCTATCAAAAAAGCCAGAGCAACGTTAGAGGACATCAACAGATTACACACTTAAGAATACAGCTAACATTCATCAAATGATTattctatgccaggcactatacTCCACGTATGCTCCAACTTTATCCTCTGTCAAAAGATGTGACCACCATTCAATGCCTGAAACAAAATGTTGAAATTATTGCTGAACAGGGGAGCGCTGTACTTATAAAATGCAGTGTCTCTGAGCAAAGCAGACAGCTGCACTTGTACGGGGTTTGAGCAAACGTCAAGTTCAGGGATCATGCGTGTGCGGAAGCAGGGGCCTTAGGGATGAGTTGGTATTTGGGCCTGGAAATGGAGTTATTCAAATAAGACGGTTGTTGGTTGGCTGACCTTCAGAAGTATGGTCATTGCTGGGAGGCTGTTGCTAATTGGCTGTTTTTAAGAAGCGTTGCTCTGTCACCGGTTGGCTTTCTGTTACTGTAGCAAGTTGTCATTGATCAATTACGATGGGTTTAAACCTGGTTCTGGTGATTACCTGTTTCTGAAGCCAAAGAACAACTGTTTCTTTCCTTAAAGTAGACTATCTTTTTATTCTCCCACCACAAGATACCATGAGGTAGTTACTATCGTCATCCAGAGATTTAAGAAACTGAGCCtgaaagaagttaagtaacttaagTCATAAAATTGTTAAGTTAAATCCAGCTCTCTCTATTGCCAAGGCTCTATTCTTAGGGACTACTGAGGTGTGCACGGACTGATACTGGAGCTAGGATACAGTGGAAATAATTCTGCTCTACCTTGTTCTCATCATGCCTCGTGTATATTAGGGAAGGTGTTAGTAACCTGGAGcatattcagaaaataatgaggaggatgagaaaaatgaaaatagtttgtCGTTcagtgtattagtcagggttcttcagagaaacagaaccaatagataCATTTCTAGATATATATGAgagggagattgagagagaaagagaaggagagagagagagagagagagggagggagagagagagagagcttttaGGAAATTGGCAGACATGATTGTGGGGACTGGCAAGTCATAAATCTGTCAAATGGGCCCACAGGTTTGAAATTCTGGCAAGAGCTGATGTTGCGGTTGTCTTAAGCCCAAATTCCACAGGGCAACAGGCTAGAAGCTCAGGCAGGGTTTCTACGTTGCAGTCTTGAGGCCAACTTGCACCTCCAGGCaaccttcctcttttctcttaagTCCTTCTTCTGACTGGATGAGGCCCATCCACCTGACAGAGGGTAAtgtgctttactcaaagtccactgatttaatGTTAACCGCATCTATAGAtatcttcacagaaacatctagaataatggTGGACCACGGGGGACCGCAGCCCAGCCAAGTTacctcataaaattaatcatcacactTGATAAAGGGACACTTAGTTTCAAGGGACCAAGAATATTTAGCTAGAAGAAAAGACTCAGACGGGACATAGTAAAGTCTAGAGATACTTAGACATAAACTCACGCAGAGATGGGATTAAGTATGTGAAGTTTGGGGGCATGATCTTCAGACAACACTGCAAAGAATGAGCATAAGAAAGGATGCTGCCAGTGCTCACACAGCTGTTTAGGGGCTGGAGTTTGGACCCAGCACTTCTGTACACTGCGAAGATGGAGTAGGCAGTTCCTTTTGTAGAACGACTTGAGGACGACAGCTCCCTCCCCTCGGGGGTACCTGGAATCTCTCCTCCATGCTTGTGGACAAATGTCCTAAGTTACTTGGAAGACATGTATGGGAACATACGAAATATGTATTCTATAATCTGAAATAGTGATGGTGGGACAGAAAACAGGATGCATCTAGAAGTTTCCGCAGAAGCAACCCATCGaaggtaaagaagaaaagagtggagaaaaaCGCATCAGATTAAGCAGAGCATTTTGTTATCATAGAGCCTTTTCCATGGGCCTTGGAATCCATGAATCAAGCTAAACCCTGTGAAT from Neofelis nebulosa isolate mNeoNeb1 chromosome 6, mNeoNeb1.pri, whole genome shotgun sequence includes these protein-coding regions:
- the GCM2 gene encoding chorion-specific transcription factor GCMb — encoded protein: MLAEAGQKEDAVCSYGMKLSWDINDPQMPQELAHFDHFCEWPDGYVRFIYRSDEKKAQRHLSGWAMRNTNNHNGHILKKSCLGVVVCARACALPDGSRLQLRPAICDKARLKQQKKACPNCHSALELIPCRGHSGYPVTNFWRLDGNAIFFQAKGVHDHPRPESKSETEARRSAIKRQMASFYQPQKKRIREPEVGENQDNSGHFNNISSLEDSEDFDIITDTGFPIPAQPCFSFPSSDAYRATCDLATFQADIMPPFQKYPNPRIYLPRAPCSYELAGPSYTNPNTHPTLCKNSSNLPNDTDWVHLNALQYNVNSYSSLERSFDFASKQHGWKPALGKPGLGERTDHGQFQAVSTHPYCNTELPCRYLTTPSAGAPALQTVITTTTKVSYQAYQPPALKYRDNIKEVKSLSGCNYASENIPVSIYPEGLDLPTTAARASPVGPLPLKIPGDCRAMRPTLAFPQESAPSGTDGAETWDVCSSRLGSAISYSDGVSPFFSYGSEDF